A window from Bordetella petrii encodes these proteins:
- a CDS encoding TRAP transporter substrate-binding protein, translating into MNKKLSLLAGSFVLAFSAGAAAQTTWDLPSAYPASNFHVENLNTFIKDVESLSGGKLKITLHNNASLYKAPEIKRAVQGNQAQIGEILLTNYANEDPVYALDGLPFLATGYPASFKLYQAQKPYLEKKLASQGMMLLYAVAWPPQGIFANKDLKKVEDLKGLKWRAYSPVTAKIAELVGAQPVTVQQAELAQAMATGVIDSYMSSASTGYDTKTYEYIKKWYDTQAWLPKNAVIVNKKAYDALDAATQAALKKAGAQAEERGWKLSEEKNKWYQQELTKNGLEIITPTPELQSGLTKVGERMINDWLERSGADGKAMVEAYRKM; encoded by the coding sequence ATGAACAAGAAACTTTCCCTGCTGGCCGGCAGCTTCGTGCTGGCCTTCAGCGCCGGCGCCGCCGCCCAGACCACCTGGGACCTGCCCAGTGCCTACCCCGCCAGCAATTTCCATGTCGAGAACCTGAACACGTTCATCAAAGATGTCGAAAGCCTGTCCGGCGGCAAGCTGAAGATCACGCTGCACAACAATGCGTCGCTGTACAAGGCGCCCGAGATCAAGCGCGCCGTGCAGGGCAACCAGGCCCAGATCGGCGAGATCCTGCTCACCAATTACGCCAACGAAGACCCGGTGTACGCGCTGGACGGCCTGCCCTTCCTGGCCACCGGCTACCCCGCCTCGTTCAAGCTGTACCAGGCCCAGAAGCCCTACCTGGAAAAGAAACTGGCCTCGCAGGGCATGATGCTGCTGTACGCGGTGGCCTGGCCGCCGCAGGGCATTTTCGCCAACAAAGACCTGAAGAAAGTCGAAGACCTGAAGGGCCTGAAATGGCGCGCCTACAGCCCGGTCACGGCCAAGATCGCCGAACTGGTCGGCGCGCAGCCGGTGACCGTGCAGCAGGCGGAACTGGCCCAGGCCATGGCCACCGGCGTGATCGATTCGTACATGTCGTCGGCGTCCACCGGCTACGACACCAAGACCTACGAATACATCAAGAAGTGGTACGACACCCAGGCCTGGCTGCCCAAGAACGCCGTCATCGTCAACAAGAAAGCCTATGACGCCCTGGATGCCGCCACCCAGGCGGCCCTGAAGAAGGCCGGCGCCCAGGCCGAAGAGCGCGGCTGGAAGCTGTCGGAAGAAAAGAACAAGTGGTACCAGCAAGAGCTGACCAAGAACGGCCTGGAAATCATCACCCCCACGCCCGAACTGCAATCCGGCCTGACCAAGGTGGGCGAGCGCATGATCAACGACTGGCTGGAGCGTTCCGGCGCCGACGGCAAGGCCATGGTCGAAGCCTATCGCAAGATGTAG
- a CDS encoding TRAP transporter small permease — translation MRRFLDTLYGAAGLLAGLCMIGVLASVLAAIIARQMGWNIPGTDAYAGYFMAAAGFLALATTFKHGEHIRVTLLLNSLAARGGRRLDIFALAVGAVLAAAFAYFSIKLVHDSRMYNDISTANDATPLWIPQIAMAVGTVLFLVSVVDELVRRLRGLPAPSSQQTHE, via the coding sequence ATGCGCCGTTTTCTCGATACTTTGTACGGCGCGGCCGGCCTGCTGGCCGGCCTGTGCATGATCGGCGTGCTGGCCTCGGTGCTGGCCGCCATCATCGCCCGCCAGATGGGCTGGAACATTCCCGGCACCGATGCCTACGCCGGTTATTTCATGGCCGCGGCCGGGTTCCTGGCCCTGGCCACTACCTTCAAGCACGGCGAGCACATCCGCGTCACGCTGCTGCTGAATTCGCTGGCCGCGCGCGGCGGCCGGCGGCTCGACATCTTCGCGCTGGCGGTGGGCGCGGTGCTGGCCGCGGCCTTCGCGTATTTCAGCATCAAGCTGGTGCACGATTCGCGGATGTACAACGATATTTCCACCGCCAACGACGCCACGCCGCTCTGGATTCCCCAGATCGCCATGGCGGTGGGCACCGTGCTGTTCCTGGTGTCCGTGGTCGATGAACTGGTGCGCCGCCTGCGCGGCCTGCCCGCACCCTCTTCGCAGCAAACCCATGAATGA
- a CDS encoding TRAP transporter large permease: MNEVLVITLLIVSIFALLGCGVWVGLTLAGTAWIGMEIFSSRPAGDAMAVTIWGAASSWTLTALPLFLWMGEILFRTRLSEDLFKGLAPWLNRLPGRLLHTNVIGCAIFAAVSGSSAATCATVGKMTIPELKRRGYPEDKVLGTLSGAGTLGLLIPPSIIMIVYGVAADVSIARLFIAGIVPGILLAALFMGYIAWWALRNPGRIPAADQHMTLGQKLYQSRHLIPVLLLIAAVLGSIYAGIATATEAAAIGVVGALILSALQGSLSLKTFTQSLMGATRLYCMIALILAGAQFLTLSMGYIGLPRALAEWIGGLGLSQFWLVIALMAFFVVLGCFLDGISIVVLTMGVLLPTVQAAGIDLIWFGIFVVFVVEMAQITPPVGFNLFVLSGMTGRELPYIARASLPMFFLMIVAVLLLYMLPGIATWLPQHMRM, translated from the coding sequence ATGAATGAAGTCCTGGTCATTACCCTGCTGATCGTCTCGATCTTCGCGCTGCTGGGTTGCGGCGTGTGGGTCGGCCTGACCCTGGCCGGCACCGCCTGGATCGGCATGGAGATTTTCTCCAGCCGCCCGGCCGGCGACGCCATGGCCGTCACCATCTGGGGCGCGGCGTCCAGCTGGACGCTGACCGCCCTGCCCCTGTTCCTGTGGATGGGCGAGATCCTGTTCCGCACCCGCCTGTCCGAAGACCTGTTCAAGGGCCTGGCGCCCTGGCTGAACCGCCTGCCCGGCCGGCTGCTGCACACCAACGTGATCGGCTGCGCCATCTTCGCGGCGGTATCGGGCTCGTCGGCGGCCACCTGCGCCACCGTGGGCAAGATGACCATCCCGGAACTCAAGCGGCGCGGCTACCCCGAAGACAAGGTGCTGGGCACGCTGTCGGGCGCCGGCACGCTGGGACTGCTGATTCCGCCGTCGATCATCATGATCGTGTACGGCGTGGCGGCCGACGTCTCGATCGCGCGCCTGTTCATCGCCGGCATCGTGCCCGGCATCCTGCTGGCCGCGCTGTTCATGGGCTACATCGCCTGGTGGGCGCTGCGCAACCCGGGCCGCATACCGGCCGCCGACCAGCACATGACGCTGGGCCAGAAGCTGTACCAGTCGCGCCACCTGATTCCCGTGCTGCTGCTGATCGCGGCGGTGCTGGGCTCCATCTATGCCGGCATCGCCACGGCCACCGAGGCCGCCGCCATCGGCGTGGTGGGCGCGCTGATCCTGTCGGCCCTGCAGGGCTCGCTGTCGCTGAAGACTTTCACGCAATCGCTGATGGGCGCCACCCGCCTGTATTGCATGATCGCGCTGATCCTGGCCGGCGCGCAGTTCCTGACGCTGTCGATGGGCTATATCGGCCTGCCGCGCGCGCTGGCCGAATGGATCGGCGGCCTGGGGCTGTCGCAGTTCTGGCTGGTCATCGCCCTGATGGCGTTCTTCGTCGTGCTGGGCTGCTTCCTGGACGGCATCTCCATCGTGGTGCTGACCATGGGCGTGCTGCTGCCCACGGTGCAGGCGGCCGGCATCGACCTGATCTGGTTCGGCATCTTCGTGGTGTTCGTGGTGGAAATGGCCCAGATCACGCCGCCGGTGGGATTCAACCTGTTCGTCCTGTCAGGCATGACCGGGCGCGAATTGCCGTATATTGCCCGGGCGTCGCTGCCGATGTTCTTCCTGATGATCGTGGCGGTGCTGCTGCTGTACATGCTGCCCGGCATCGCCACATGGCTGCCCCAGCACATGCGCATGTAA
- a CDS encoding porin — translation MKKTAIALLALSGLAAGTAAAETSVTLYGIADISMRYLSRSSQDDGSRFGLANGAISNSRWGLRGTEDLGDGMKAFFRLENGFNMQNGNGSDPDKTFSRLAYLGLDGGAIGTLTLGLQNTPMFNLLADHFDPLTVGNYDQNAWLPAAMSRVRTGNMFTYSNTLGGLALVLSYANGEDYDDHKVGSQYGASLRYAFGQFAVGGAYQQTYSDTNSDDRQRVWNLNASYQFEAAKLFAGYFNGRDETGFVNAVMGGTPMPGLDRKDDGYFAGVTWQATPRWAITGAAYYDRSKNVVESGDKGKRYALVAVAEYALSKRSQVYATVDYNKVKDAASDEIDGGSNQVGAAVGFRHIF, via the coding sequence ATGAAGAAAACCGCCATCGCGCTGCTGGCCCTGAGCGGGCTGGCCGCGGGCACCGCCGCGGCCGAAACCAGCGTCACGCTGTACGGCATTGCCGACATCAGCATGCGCTATCTCAGCCGCAGCAGCCAGGACGACGGCAGCCGCTTCGGCCTGGCCAACGGCGCCATTTCCAACAGCCGCTGGGGCCTGCGCGGCACCGAAGACCTGGGCGACGGCATGAAGGCCTTCTTCCGCCTGGAAAACGGCTTCAACATGCAGAACGGCAACGGGTCCGACCCCGACAAGACCTTCAGCCGGCTGGCCTACCTGGGCCTGGACGGCGGCGCCATCGGCACCCTGACCCTGGGCCTGCAGAACACGCCCATGTTCAACCTGCTGGCCGACCATTTCGACCCGCTGACCGTCGGCAACTACGACCAGAACGCCTGGCTGCCGGCCGCCATGTCGCGCGTGCGCACCGGCAACATGTTCACCTATTCCAACACGCTGGGCGGGCTGGCGCTGGTGCTGTCGTATGCCAACGGCGAAGACTACGACGACCACAAAGTGGGTTCACAGTACGGCGCGTCGCTGCGCTATGCCTTCGGCCAGTTCGCGGTGGGCGGCGCCTACCAGCAAACATACTCGGACACCAATTCCGACGACCGCCAGCGCGTCTGGAACCTGAACGCCTCGTACCAGTTCGAGGCCGCCAAGCTGTTCGCCGGCTACTTCAACGGCCGCGACGAAACCGGTTTCGTGAACGCCGTGATGGGCGGCACGCCCATGCCGGGCCTGGACCGCAAAGACGACGGCTACTTCGCCGGCGTAACCTGGCAGGCCACGCCGCGCTGGGCCATTACCGGCGCCGCCTACTACGACCGCAGCAAGAACGTGGTCGAATCCGGCGACAAAGGCAAGCGCTACGCCCTGGTGGCGGTGGCCGAATACGCCCTGTCCAAGCGTTCGCAGGTGTATGCCACGGTCGACTACAACAAGGTCAAGGACGCCGCCAGCGACGAGATCGACGGCGGCAGCAACCAGGTCGGCGCAGCCGTGGGCTTCCGGCACATCTTCTGA
- a CDS encoding putative hydro-lyase, protein MTHSPQPGAAHRARLEARAGRLAGPTANVAPGHVQANLAILPADVAGDFLRFCQRNPKPCPLLAVSEPGDPALPGLGRDIDVRSDIPRYRVWLDGQLAGEPTDVRDLWRDDLVAFLIGCSFSFEEAMLDNGLPVRHIEQGCNVPMYRTSIPTEPAGPFQGPLVVSMRPLKAADAIRAIQVTSRFPSVHGAPVHLGDPAQIGIADINRPDYGDPVEIRPGEIPVFWACGVTPQSVVAAVRPKFCITHAPGHMLVTDLLNSRMAVL, encoded by the coding sequence ATGACGCATTCTCCTCAGCCCGGCGCGGCCCACCGGGCGCGGCTCGAGGCGCGCGCCGGCCGGCTGGCCGGCCCCACGGCCAACGTGGCGCCCGGCCACGTGCAGGCCAACCTGGCGATCCTGCCGGCCGACGTGGCCGGCGACTTCCTGCGCTTCTGCCAGCGCAACCCCAAGCCGTGTCCGCTGCTGGCGGTGTCCGAGCCGGGCGACCCCGCGCTGCCCGGCCTGGGCCGCGACATCGACGTGCGCAGCGACATTCCGCGCTACCGTGTATGGCTCGACGGCCAGCTGGCGGGCGAGCCCACCGACGTGCGCGACCTGTGGCGCGACGATCTGGTGGCATTCCTGATCGGCTGCTCGTTTTCGTTTGAAGAGGCCATGCTCGACAACGGCCTGCCGGTGCGCCATATCGAACAGGGCTGCAATGTGCCCATGTACCGCACCTCGATCCCCACCGAGCCGGCCGGGCCGTTCCAGGGGCCGCTGGTGGTGTCGATGCGGCCGCTGAAAGCCGCCGATGCCATCCGCGCCATCCAGGTCACTTCGCGGTTTCCGTCGGTGCACGGCGCGCCGGTGCATCTGGGAGATCCGGCCCAGATCGGCATTGCCGACATCAACCGTCCGGACTACGGCGACCCGGTCGAGATCCGGCCGGGCGAGATCCCCGTGTTCTGGGCCTGCGGCGTCACGCCGCAATCGGTGGTGGCGGCCGTGCGGCCGAAGTTCTGCATCACGCACGCGCCGGGCCACATGCTGGTGACGGATTTGCTCAACAGCCGGATGGCGGTGCTGTAG
- a CDS encoding amidase, translated as MLATLNDTAAALQQGSTSSVELTEAALARAQDPAGEGARVFTRVYAEQARAAARASDTLRAAGLARSPVDGLPISIKDLFDVAGETTLAGSVARRGEPAADEHAVVVQRLLAAGAVIIGRTNMVEFAYSGLGINPHYGTPLNPWDRASGRIPGGSSSGAAVSVSDGMALGAIGSDTGGSVRIPAALCGLAGFKPSAWRVSMAGVLPLSTSLDSIGPLAPTVRCCATLDAVLAGEDVSEWQPAMLGGLRLAVPTTLALDGMDAHVSQAFAAALSRLSAAGARIEEIEAPEFAQLAAINAQGGFTASEAWAWHRDLIARKADRYDPRVVSRIRRGADMSAADYLDLLDAREAWVAAVEHRIAGYDALLLPTVPVAAPTVAELTASDEAYYAANGLILRNPTLINFLDGCAASVPCHPPGTAPAGLMVAGANGADRRILSISMAIEDLLQS; from the coding sequence ATGCTTGCCACCTTGAACGACACCGCCGCCGCCTTGCAGCAAGGCAGCACCAGTTCGGTTGAACTGACCGAGGCCGCGCTGGCCCGCGCCCAGGATCCGGCCGGAGAGGGCGCGCGCGTATTCACGCGCGTGTACGCCGAGCAGGCCCGCGCGGCCGCGCGGGCTTCCGACACCCTGCGCGCGGCCGGGCTGGCGCGCTCGCCCGTCGACGGCCTGCCCATCTCCATCAAAGACTTGTTCGACGTGGCCGGCGAAACCACGCTGGCCGGGTCGGTGGCGCGGCGGGGCGAGCCGGCGGCCGACGAGCACGCGGTGGTGGTGCAGCGCCTGCTGGCGGCGGGCGCCGTCATCATCGGCCGCACCAACATGGTGGAGTTCGCCTACTCGGGCCTGGGCATCAACCCGCATTACGGCACGCCGCTCAATCCCTGGGACCGCGCCAGCGGCCGCATTCCCGGCGGTTCGTCGTCGGGCGCGGCGGTATCGGTCAGCGACGGCATGGCGCTGGGCGCCATCGGCTCGGACACCGGCGGTTCGGTGCGCATCCCGGCGGCGCTGTGCGGCCTGGCCGGCTTCAAGCCCAGCGCCTGGCGCGTATCCATGGCCGGGGTGCTGCCGCTGTCGACCAGCCTGGACTCGATCGGCCCGCTGGCGCCCACGGTGCGCTGCTGCGCCACGCTGGACGCCGTCCTGGCCGGCGAGGATGTATCCGAATGGCAGCCGGCCATGCTTGGCGGCCTGCGCCTGGCCGTGCCCACGACCCTGGCGCTGGACGGCATGGACGCGCACGTGTCGCAGGCCTTCGCCGCCGCGCTGTCGCGCCTGTCGGCCGCCGGCGCGCGCATCGAAGAAATCGAAGCGCCCGAATTCGCGCAGCTGGCCGCTATCAATGCCCAGGGCGGCTTTACCGCGTCCGAGGCCTGGGCCTGGCATCGCGACCTGATCGCCCGCAAGGCCGACCGCTACGATCCGCGCGTGGTGTCGCGCATCCGCCGTGGGGCCGACATGTCGGCCGCCGATTACCTGGACCTGCTCGACGCGCGCGAAGCCTGGGTGGCGGCGGTGGAGCACCGCATTGCCGGCTACGACGCGCTGCTGCTGCCCACCGTGCCGGTGGCCGCGCCCACCGTGGCCGAACTCACGGCCAGCGACGAAGCCTATTACGCGGCCAACGGCCTGATCCTGCGCAATCCCACGCTGATCAACTTCCTGGACGGCTGCGCCGCGTCGGTGCCGTGCCACCCGCCCGGCACGGCGCCCGCCGGCCTGATGGTGGCCGGCGCCAACGGCGCCGACCGCCGCATCCTGTCGATCAGCATGGCCATCGAAGACCTGCTGCAATCATGA
- a CDS encoding DUF2848 domain-containing protein has protein sequence MKAVFQVESDGAVRSLETDIRNLVVAGWAGRDRAAIEHHIEELAAIGVPRPSSVPLYYRIADNQLTQAARIQAVGDASSGEIETFVFAVGGELYVSIASDHTDRKLESHSVALSKQVCAKPVGTAAWRLADVAGYWDELEVRAYIVENGAQVLYQEGTLASLRTPAELIAGYTQGGTLPDGTGMTCGTVAAIGGIRPSATFIMELSDPRRQRVLRHRYDVEVLPEVA, from the coding sequence ATGAAAGCTGTATTCCAAGTCGAGTCCGACGGCGCCGTCCGCAGCCTGGAAACCGACATCCGCAACCTGGTGGTGGCAGGCTGGGCCGGGCGCGATCGCGCCGCCATCGAGCACCACATCGAAGAGCTGGCCGCCATCGGCGTGCCGCGCCCCAGCAGCGTGCCGCTGTACTACCGCATCGCCGACAACCAGCTGACCCAGGCCGCGCGCATCCAGGCGGTGGGCGACGCCTCGTCGGGCGAAATCGAGACCTTCGTGTTCGCGGTGGGCGGCGAGCTGTATGTCAGCATCGCGTCCGACCACACCGACCGCAAGCTGGAATCGCACAGCGTGGCGCTGTCCAAGCAAGTGTGCGCCAAGCCGGTCGGCACCGCCGCCTGGCGGCTGGCGGACGTGGCCGGCTACTGGGATGAACTGGAAGTGCGCGCGTACATTGTCGAGAACGGCGCCCAGGTGCTGTACCAAGAGGGCACGCTGGCGTCGCTGCGCACGCCCGCCGAGCTCATCGCCGGCTACACCCAGGGCGGGACGCTGCCCGACGGCACCGGCATGACCTGCGGCACCGTGGCGGCCATCGGCGGCATCCGGCCGTCGGCCACCTTCATCATGGAGCTTTCCGACCCGCGCCGCCAGCGCGTGCTGCGCCACCGCTATGATGTCGAGGTCTTGCCCGAAGTGGCCTGA
- a CDS encoding TRAP transporter large permease, translated as MIATALTLLLVLIGISIPVGAALGVLGLILDPLYSMLPLTRAIGEISWSANNEFLLVAIPLFIMLGEVLLRSGFAERMYGAMSLWLSWLPGGLMHANIGASTLFSATSGSSVATAATVGTVALPQIKRYGYNEPLFLGSLAAGGTLGILIPPSINLVIYGVLTNSSVPKLYLAGILPGFGLAALFMLMVVLACVIKPQWGGRKISATLAQRLASLVHLAPPLGIFFLVVGSIYAGLATPTEAAALGVLGALVLAACFGRLTLAMLREAIEGTMRSTAMIMLIVVAASFLNFVLSATGLTDALTQAITGLGLSPGWMLLIVVLFYLVLGCFMETLSMMITTIPIVAPIMIALGYDPIWLGIVIIVLVEAALITPPVGLNLFVVQSLRKSGSMGAVIVGSLPFVLAMFVMLALLAFFPGLALWLPRVFG; from the coding sequence ATGATCGCCACCGCCCTGACCCTGCTGCTGGTCCTGATCGGCATCTCCATTCCCGTGGGCGCGGCCCTGGGCGTGCTGGGCCTGATCCTGGACCCGCTGTATTCCATGCTGCCGCTGACGCGCGCCATCGGCGAAATATCCTGGAGCGCCAATAACGAGTTCCTGCTGGTGGCGATTCCGCTGTTCATCATGCTGGGCGAGGTGCTGCTGCGGTCGGGCTTTGCCGAGCGCATGTACGGCGCCATGAGCCTGTGGCTGTCGTGGCTGCCCGGCGGACTGATGCATGCCAACATCGGCGCCTCGACCCTGTTCTCGGCCACGTCCGGCTCCAGCGTGGCCACCGCGGCCACGGTGGGCACGGTGGCTCTGCCGCAGATCAAGCGCTACGGCTATAACGAGCCGCTGTTCCTGGGCAGCCTGGCCGCCGGCGGCACGCTGGGCATCCTGATTCCGCCGTCGATCAACCTGGTGATCTACGGCGTGCTGACCAACTCGTCGGTGCCCAAGCTGTACCTGGCCGGCATTCTGCCCGGCTTCGGGCTGGCGGCGCTGTTCATGCTGATGGTGGTGCTGGCCTGCGTGATCAAGCCGCAATGGGGCGGCCGCAAGATCAGCGCCACGCTGGCGCAGCGCCTGGCCAGCCTGGTGCACCTGGCGCCGCCGCTGGGCATTTTCTTCCTGGTGGTGGGTTCGATCTATGCCGGCCTGGCCACGCCCACCGAAGCGGCCGCGCTGGGCGTGCTGGGCGCGCTGGTCCTGGCGGCCTGCTTCGGCCGCCTGACTCTGGCCATGCTGCGCGAAGCCATCGAAGGCACCATGCGCTCCACCGCCATGATCATGCTGATCGTGGTCGCCGCCAGCTTCCTGAACTTCGTGCTGTCGGCCACCGGCCTGACCGACGCGCTGACCCAGGCGATCACCGGCCTGGGCCTGTCACCGGGCTGGATGCTGCTGATCGTGGTGCTGTTCTACCTGGTGCTGGGCTGCTTCATGGAAACGCTGTCGATGATGATCACCACCATACCTATCGTGGCGCCCATCATGATCGCGCTGGGCTACGACCCGATCTGGCTGGGCATTGTCATCATCGTGCTGGTCGAGGCCGCGCTGATCACGCCGCCGGTGGGCCTGAACCTGTTCGTGGTGCAGAGCCTGCGCAAGAGCGGCAGCATGGGCGCCGTCATCGTGGGCAGCCTGCCGTTCGTGCTGGCTATGTTCGTGATGCTGGCGCTGCTGGCGTTTTTCCCCGGCCTGGCCTTGTGGCTGCCGCGCGTGTTCGGCTGA
- a CDS encoding TRAP transporter small permease subunit, whose amino-acid sequence MTRPEQFRTLGALLRRAESCSRVAVWVGGALTLASVLLISFDVLARKFFGFTTGGADELSSYAFAISTSWALAFATLQRANVRVDVLYQYLPVRLSALLDWISLVALGVFMVYLTYYAMDMAQTSWMRNSAANTPLATPLWIPQGLWMLGLLWMCITVALMLVRASLALATGDLDLVKQICGVRSAQEEADEEAAAGERMVKGGAA is encoded by the coding sequence ATGACCCGACCTGAACAATTCCGGACCCTCGGCGCGCTGCTGCGCCGGGCCGAGTCCTGCTCGCGCGTGGCCGTCTGGGTGGGCGGCGCGCTGACCCTGGCCAGCGTGCTGCTGATTTCGTTTGATGTGCTGGCGCGCAAGTTCTTCGGCTTTACCACCGGCGGGGCCGATGAGCTGTCGAGCTACGCCTTCGCCATCAGCACCTCGTGGGCCCTGGCGTTCGCCACGCTGCAGCGCGCCAACGTGCGCGTCGACGTGTTGTACCAGTACCTGCCGGTGCGCCTGTCGGCGCTGCTGGACTGGATATCGCTGGTGGCGCTGGGCGTTTTCATGGTCTACCTGACCTACTACGCCATGGACATGGCGCAGACTTCCTGGATGCGCAATTCGGCGGCCAACACGCCGCTGGCCACGCCGCTGTGGATTCCGCAAGGGCTGTGGATGCTGGGCCTGCTGTGGATGTGCATCACCGTGGCCCTGATGCTGGTGCGCGCCTCGCTGGCGCTGGCCACCGGCGACCTGGATCTGGTCAAGCAGATCTGCGGCGTGCGCTCGGCCCAGGAAGAAGCCGATGAAGAAGCCGCCGCCGGCGAGCGCATGGTGAAAGGGGGCGCCGCATGA
- a CDS encoding TRAP transporter substrate-binding protein: protein MKKPLIVAAIALLATAAHAQDLPKTHLKVVGGLSNLTAYNDYEKPFWTKTVPELSKGQVTADIKGFNEMGLKGPELLRLMSQGVIEFGTATLSYFASDNPINEAIDLAGLAPDVKTARAVTRAFEPVYAKLYGEGANVKLLGISTYPAQVLFCNADIKSLADVKGKKVRTSSRTTAEFVEALGGSSVTMAFGEVVPALQNKVVDCAITGSLSGYSAKWYEVSTHLYALPINWNQQIHAVNQKAWDKLDPKVRTFLQTNIDKMVDDIWDAAARQTQEGYDCNTGAAACPYPVKGKMVLVQPTDADRQLLKKVLSESVLPKWAARCSAQCVKDFNATIGKELDLVAKK from the coding sequence ATGAAGAAGCCCTTGATCGTCGCCGCCATCGCATTGCTGGCCACCGCCGCCCACGCGCAGGACCTGCCCAAGACCCACCTGAAGGTGGTGGGCGGGCTGAGCAACCTGACCGCCTACAACGACTACGAAAAGCCGTTCTGGACCAAGACCGTGCCCGAGCTGTCCAAGGGGCAGGTCACCGCCGATATCAAGGGCTTCAACGAAATGGGCCTGAAAGGCCCCGAACTGCTGCGCCTGATGTCGCAGGGCGTGATCGAGTTCGGCACGGCCACGCTGTCGTACTTCGCCAGCGACAACCCCATCAACGAAGCCATCGACCTGGCCGGCCTGGCCCCCGACGTGAAGACGGCGCGCGCGGTCACCCGCGCCTTCGAGCCCGTGTACGCCAAGCTGTACGGCGAGGGCGCCAACGTCAAGCTGCTGGGCATTTCCACCTATCCGGCGCAGGTACTGTTCTGCAACGCCGACATCAAGAGCCTGGCCGACGTCAAGGGCAAGAAGGTGCGCACCAGCAGCCGCACCACGGCCGAATTCGTCGAGGCGCTGGGCGGCTCCAGCGTCACCATGGCGTTCGGCGAAGTCGTGCCCGCCCTGCAGAACAAGGTGGTGGATTGCGCCATCACCGGCTCGCTGTCGGGCTATTCGGCCAAGTGGTATGAAGTGTCCACCCACCTGTACGCCTTGCCCATCAACTGGAACCAGCAGATCCACGCGGTCAACCAGAAGGCCTGGGACAAGCTCGACCCCAAGGTGCGGACGTTCCTGCAGACCAACATCGACAAGATGGTCGACGACATCTGGGACGCCGCCGCGCGCCAGACCCAGGAAGGCTATGACTGCAACACCGGCGCGGCCGCCTGCCCGTACCCGGTCAAGGGCAAGATGGTGCTGGTGCAGCCTACCGATGCCGACCGCCAGCTGCTGAAGAAGGTGCTCAGCGAGTCCGTGCTGCCGAAATGGGCGGCGCGCTGCTCGGCGCAATGCGTCAAGGACTTCAACGCGACCATCGGCAAAGAACTCGACCTGGTGGCCAAGAAGTAA
- a CDS encoding AraC family transcriptional regulator, which produces MLAQAPPAVDPARLLTPFQVERARQNRGIAVPPHCHDQGMLLIVLEGVSVVRCNDEVLTMTPGRVGWMPPGVLHEANWFGQARGLFLYVRADACGGLPARACVWPSSPLVEALLHRLADTPPDGQDAAHTLRLFEVLIAELRMSRQARLPLPMPRDRRLRELADSLLDRPDDARGIEAWARRVNMSSRTLMRRFRAETGVTLGRWRQQARLLRALEWLAAGKPVTEVALAVGYESISAFISSFRNAHGVTPSQYFARH; this is translated from the coding sequence ATGCTTGCCCAGGCGCCGCCGGCCGTGGATCCGGCCCGCCTGCTGACGCCGTTCCAGGTTGAACGGGCGCGCCAGAACCGCGGCATTGCCGTGCCGCCGCACTGCCACGACCAGGGCATGCTGCTGATCGTGCTGGAAGGCGTCAGCGTGGTGCGCTGCAACGACGAGGTGCTGACCATGACGCCCGGACGCGTGGGCTGGATGCCGCCCGGCGTGCTGCACGAGGCCAACTGGTTCGGCCAGGCGCGCGGCCTGTTCCTGTACGTGCGCGCCGATGCCTGCGGCGGCCTGCCCGCCCGGGCGTGCGTCTGGCCGTCCAGCCCGCTGGTCGAGGCCCTGCTGCACCGGCTGGCCGATACGCCGCCGGACGGCCAGGACGCCGCGCATACCTTGCGCCTGTTCGAGGTGCTGATCGCCGAACTGCGCATGAGCCGCCAGGCGCGCCTGCCGCTGCCCATGCCGCGCGACCGCCGCCTGCGCGAGCTGGCCGACTCGCTGCTGGACCGGCCCGACGACGCCCGCGGCATCGAGGCCTGGGCGCGGCGGGTAAACATGTCGTCGCGCACCCTGATGCGGCGTTTTCGCGCCGAAACCGGCGTCACGCTGGGCCGATGGCGGCAGCAGGCGCGCCTGCTGCGCGCCCTGGAATGGCTGGCGGCCGGCAAGCCGGTCACTGAAGTGGCGCTGGCGGTGGGCTATGAAAGCATCAGCGCCTTCATCAGCAGTTTCCGCAATGCCCATGGGGTGACGCCCAGCCAGTACTTCGCGCGCCATTGA